One Williamwhitmania taraxaci genomic window, TGCTGGGGTCGAACCCCACGCACACACATTTTCTATAAACATAAGGCCTCTTTGAGGTCTAGAATAACATAGGAGAGCATTCGCGCATCCGTAAATGGGCGCTTATAAAGACACGTGGTCTCAAAAAAAACGTTTGCAAATCTTTTGAGGGTGATGTCGATCCCAGAGGGGTTGCATGTTTATCGAATGAGATATGTAATTCCATTTTGAAAATTCCCCCGTTTTTTGTTCCTTCGTAAATTATACCCAACCGAATTATAAACAAATCCAGATACTATGAAAACAGCTGAAATTCATACCGCAAAAGGGGTGATGAAGGTGAAGTTCTTCGAAGAGGACGCTCCGAAAACCGTTGAAAATTTTGTAAAACTAGCCAAACTTGGCTTCTACGATGGTCTCATTTTCCACCGCGTGATTCCTGATTTTATGGTGCAAGCAGGTTGCCCATACGGAACAGGTACAGGTGGTCCGGGTTACAACATCAAGTGCGAGCTTACCGGGAATAATCAAATCCATGACAAGGGCGTTCTTTCCATGGCGCACGCAGGTCGCGACACTGGTGG contains:
- a CDS encoding peptidylprolyl isomerase, yielding MKTAEIHTAKGVMKVKFFEEDAPKTVENFVKLAKLGFYDGLIFHRVIPDFMVQAGCPYGTGTGGPGYNIKCELTGNNQIHDKGVLSMAHAGRDTGGSQFFICHNRENTQHLDRQHTVFGKVYEGIEVLDQIRKGDEIVKIEIKEE